The Blochmannia endosymbiont of Colobopsis nipponica genome has a segment encoding these proteins:
- the rpmE gene encoding 50S ribosomal protein L31: MKKSIHPEYREISAFCSCGNTIVIQSTLSHDINLDVCNMCHSFYTGTQRIADNRGRVSDFNKRFGILIQ, translated from the coding sequence ATGAAGAAAAGTATTCATCCTGAGTATAGGGAAATTAGTGCGTTTTGTTCTTGTGGTAATACCATTGTTATTCAATCTACTTTAAGTCACGATATTAATTTAGATGTATGTAATATGTGTCATTCATTTTACACAGGAACGCAGCGTATTGCGGATAATCGAGGTAGAGTTAGTGACTTTAATAAACGTTTTGGTATTTTAATACAGTAA
- the metB gene encoding cystathionine gamma-synthase — protein MAFRQATIAVRSGLNNDEQYGCVVSPITLSTTYNFYDLNIPRLYDYSRRRNPTRDVVQKTLADLECGVGAIITSSGMSAIHLLCTVFLTPGDLVIAPHDCYGGSYRLLSSLSERKFCRVQFVNQTDKNALTTALSAHPKLIFIETPSNPLLRVADILDICSIAHEAKSICVVDNTIMSPVLQQPLLLGADLVVHSCTKYLNGHSDVVAGAIVAKDVDLVEKILWWGNTLGVTGGAFDSYQLLRGIRTLFPRINQQQSNAQSILTFLQNKKNNLQIRNIFYPGLTTNLGYSIACKQQKGFGAMLSFELNGDKVMLRQFLSSLKLFTLAESFGGVESLISHPATMTHACISEEARNYAGISDMLLRLSVGIEDSEDLIDDLDRAFREINY, from the coding sequence ATGGCTTTTAGGCAGGCAACTATAGCAGTTCGAAGCGGTTTAAATAATGATGAACAATATGGCTGTGTTGTATCTCCTATTACTCTTTCAACTACTTATAATTTTTATGACTTAAATATACCCAGATTATATGATTATTCAAGACGTAGAAACCCTACACGTGATGTGGTACAAAAAACTTTAGCAGACCTTGAATGTGGTGTCGGGGCAATTATAACTAGTAGTGGAATGTCTGCCATTCATTTATTATGTACTGTCTTTCTTACGCCAGGAGATCTCGTAATAGCCCCTCATGATTGTTATGGGGGTAGTTATCGTTTGTTGAGTAGTTTAAGCGAAAGAAAGTTTTGTCGCGTCCAATTCGTGAATCAAACTGATAAAAATGCTTTAACAACAGCATTATCTGCTCATCCTAAACTGATTTTTATTGAAACGCCAAGTAATCCTTTATTAAGAGTAGCAGATATTTTAGACATTTGTAGTATTGCGCATGAGGCAAAATCAATTTGTGTTGTGGATAATACTATTATGAGTCCAGTTTTACAACAGCCATTGTTATTGGGCGCTGATCTAGTTGTGCATTCTTGCACTAAATATCTGAATGGACATTCAGATGTAGTGGCAGGAGCAATTGTTGCTAAAGATGTTGATTTAGTTGAGAAAATTTTGTGGTGGGGTAATACTTTAGGTGTAACAGGAGGAGCTTTTGATAGCTATCAATTGTTACGAGGAATACGCACTTTATTTCCGCGTATTAATCAACAGCAAAGTAATGCACAAAGTATTTTAACTTTTTTACAAAATAAAAAAAATAATCTCCAAATAAGGAATATATTTTATCCTGGTTTAACTACTAATTTAGGTTATAGTATTGCTTGTAAGCAGCAAAAAGGATTCGGTGCTATGTTAAGTTTTGAACTTAATGGGGATAAGGTAATGTTGCGTCAATTTTTATCTTCATTAAAGCTTTTTACTTTAGCTGAATCTTTCGGTGGTGTAGAGAGCTTAATTTCTCATCCTGCAACTATGACTCATGCCTGTATATCAGAAGAAGCTCGTAATTATGCTGGCATTAGTGATATGTTGTTACGTTTGTCTGTAGGTATTGAGGATAGTGAAGATTTAATAGATGATTTAGACAGGGCATTTCGTGAAATTAATTATTAA
- the metF gene encoding methylenetetrahydrofolate reductase, with protein sequence MSLCALQWEEFNRHIIELDGNVNVSFEFFPPRTYEMEQFFWKTIDRLSKLKPVFVSVTYGAYSGKHELTYNVIQDIRSRTGLIAAPHLTCIDTSPHQLEKIAQKYWNNGIRHVVALRGDRSADCNGLKATMMHAVDLVFLLKKIGNFDISVAAYPEVHPEAESPQSDLINLKKKIDAGANRAITQFFFDVESYLRFRDLCVSVGISVKIIPGILPIFNFNQLQSFSNMTKVKIPSWIISMFDGLNYDIDICKMIGIVIAIDMVKVLLKEGVRDFHFYTLNRFDLTYTICHILGIRPKIGGAG encoded by the coding sequence ATGAGTTTATGTGCTCTTCAGTGGGAAGAATTTAATCGGCATATAATTGAATTGGATGGTAATGTTAATGTTTCTTTTGAATTTTTCCCACCTCGTACTTATGAAATGGAACAATTTTTTTGGAAAACTATTGATCGTTTAAGTAAATTAAAACCTGTATTTGTTTCTGTAACTTATGGGGCCTATTCGGGTAAACATGAACTTACTTATAACGTGATACAGGATATTAGAAGTCGTACTGGATTAATTGCTGCTCCACATTTAACTTGTATTGATACATCTCCACATCAACTTGAAAAAATTGCTCAAAAATATTGGAATAATGGTATTCGTCACGTTGTAGCATTACGTGGTGATCGTTCAGCTGACTGTAATGGTTTAAAGGCAACTATGATGCATGCTGTTGATTTAGTATTCTTATTAAAAAAAATAGGTAATTTTGATATTTCAGTCGCTGCTTATCCAGAGGTTCACCCAGAAGCGGAAAGCCCACAATCTGATTTAATAAATTTAAAAAAGAAAATAGATGCTGGTGCAAATAGAGCTATTACTCAATTTTTTTTTGACGTAGAAAGTTATTTAAGATTTCGTGATCTTTGTGTTTCTGTTGGTATTAGTGTCAAAATTATTCCTGGTATTTTACCTATTTTTAATTTTAATCAATTGCAATCTTTTTCTAATATGACAAAAGTAAAGATACCAAGTTGGATTATTTCTATGTTTGATGGATTAAATTATGATATAGATATATGCAAGATGATAGGTATAGTTATTGCTATTGATATGGTTAAGGTTCTTTTAAAAGAAGGAGTAAGGGACTTTCATTTTTATACTCTTAATAGATTTGATCTTACTTATACTATTTGTCATATATTAGGGATTAGACCAAAAATTGGAGGTGCAGGTTAG
- the murI gene encoding glutamate racemase — translation MVRQPTILIIDSGIGGLSIYSEIKQLLPYARYLYFFDNRGFPYGEKSEQFITDRIISIVKAILKNHVLELIILACNTATIITLSLLRKMFFCSIIGVVPAIKLAVQLTNSGLIGLLATQLTVRHQYVLKLINKYACGCNFLFLGSSKLVKIAEDKKYGKMVKSSVLREILSPWLKLFQLPDTIILGCTHFVFLKYELKKLFPEGTQLVDSSKSIVGCVAQLMSNYINVGHFEVMRKNVIYFSLMTDRVRDFMPFLFSYGFCYLRIISI, via the coding sequence TTGGTCAGACAACCTACTATATTAATAATAGATTCAGGCATAGGTGGTTTGTCGATTTATTCAGAAATTAAACAGCTATTGCCATACGCGCGTTATTTATATTTTTTTGATAATAGAGGCTTTCCTTATGGAGAAAAGTCAGAGCAGTTTATTACAGATAGAATTATTAGTATTGTAAAGGCTATATTAAAAAATCATGTTTTAGAATTAATTATTCTTGCATGTAATACTGCTACTATTATCACATTGTCATTATTACGTAAGATGTTTTTCTGTAGTATTATTGGAGTTGTTCCTGCGATAAAATTAGCAGTTCAATTAACTAATAGTGGTCTTATTGGATTGTTAGCTACCCAGCTTACTGTTAGACATCAATATGTTTTAAAATTAATTAATAAATATGCTTGTGGTTGTAATTTTTTATTTTTAGGTTCTTCTAAATTAGTAAAGATAGCTGAAGATAAGAAGTATGGTAAAATGGTAAAATCGTCTGTTTTACGTGAAATTTTATCTCCTTGGTTGAAATTATTTCAATTACCGGATACAATAATATTGGGTTGTACGCATTTTGTTTTTCTAAAATATGAATTGAAGAAATTATTTCCAGAAGGAACACAGTTGGTTGATTCGTCTAAAAGTATTGTTGGTTGTGTTGCTCAGTTGATGAGCAATTATATTAATGTTGGACATTTTGAAGTTATGAGAAAAAATGTGATTTATTTTTCTCTCATGACAGATAGAGTACGGGATTTTATGCCATTTTTGTTTAGTTATGGTTTTTGTTATTTAAGGATTATTTCAATATAA
- a CDS encoding DUF413 domain-containing protein: MLDSFFTKNRYFDNQYYPRGFSRYGLFTIKEARLLEIYGYAYNELNNGKRIPITEEETRFVAVCQGKLAPVTKHEKVWSKYIKYITCPKKIHTLFQK, translated from the coding sequence ATTTTGGATAGTTTTTTTACTAAGAACCGTTATTTTGATAACCAATATTATCCTCGTGGGTTTTCTAGATATGGTCTTTTTACTATTAAAGAAGCTAGATTATTGGAAATTTATGGATACGCTTATAATGAATTGAATAATGGTAAAAGAATTCCAATAACTGAAGAAGAGACTCGATTTGTTGCTGTTTGTCAAGGAAAGTTAGCACCTGTTACTAAACATGAAAAGGTGTGGTCAAAATATATTAAATATATTACATGTCCAAAAAAAATTCATACGCTTTTTCAAAAGTGA
- the ilvG gene encoding acetolactate synthase 2 catalytic subunit: MNGAQWIIRAIKMQGIDVVFGYPGGAIMPIYDALLDSGVEHLLCRHEQGAVLAAIGYARAIGKVGVCLSTSGPGATNLITGLADALLDSVPIIAITGQVGLDLIGTDAFQEVDMLGLSLACTKHSYLVESLEDLPRIFHEAFILACNERPGPVLIDIPKDIQLSVSNLPTCKSYINNESYNVLDKDIESARIMISQSSRPVLYVGGGVGISGGVQVLREFIHKTSMPNVVTLKGLGAPSYKNSYYLGMLGMHGNKAANLAVQRCDLLIAIGARFDDRVTGRLTEFAPVAKVIHIDIDQAELNKLRQVNISLLGDIKVLLPMLFQSLSIDMWLKEVQELKEKYRWSYESVGESIYAPSLLHDISERAPINTVITTDVGQHQMWTAQHMCFNKPENFITSSGLGTMGFGIPAAIGAQVARPTDMVLCISGDGSFMMNIQELTTIKRKKLPIKIVLLDNHRLGMVRQWQQLFFNKRYSETALADNPDFLGLASSFDIQGLRITYKNEITNALDLLFNFQGSFLLHVIIDEFENVWPLVPPGSSNEMMLEG; this comes from the coding sequence ATGAATGGAGCTCAATGGATAATTAGAGCTATTAAAATGCAAGGCATAGATGTAGTTTTTGGTTATCCCGGAGGGGCTATTATGCCTATATATGATGCATTGTTAGATAGTGGAGTAGAGCATCTATTATGTCGTCACGAACAAGGCGCGGTTTTGGCTGCAATTGGGTATGCTCGTGCTATTGGTAAAGTTGGTGTTTGTTTGTCAACTTCCGGTCCTGGAGCTACTAATCTTATCACAGGTTTAGCAGATGCGTTATTGGATTCAGTACCTATAATAGCAATTACTGGTCAGGTTGGTTTAGATTTGATTGGTACTGATGCATTTCAAGAAGTGGATATGCTTGGTTTATCCTTGGCATGTACTAAGCATAGTTATTTAGTAGAGTCTTTGGAAGATTTACCTCGTATTTTTCATGAAGCATTTATTCTTGCTTGTAATGAAAGACCTGGACCGGTGCTAATTGACATACCTAAAGATATTCAACTTTCTGTTAGTAATTTACCGACTTGTAAATCATATATCAATAATGAATCTTATAACGTTTTAGATAAAGATATAGAATCAGCTCGTATAATGATAAGTCAATCTAGTAGACCTGTATTATATGTTGGGGGTGGTGTAGGTATATCTGGCGGAGTACAGGTATTAAGAGAGTTTATACATAAAACTAGCATGCCGAATGTAGTTACTTTGAAAGGTCTTGGTGCTCCGAGTTATAAAAATTCTTATTATTTAGGTATGTTAGGTATGCATGGCAATAAAGCTGCAAATTTAGCAGTACAACGATGTGATTTATTGATTGCAATAGGCGCCAGGTTTGACGATAGAGTTACTGGTAGATTGACTGAATTTGCACCAGTTGCTAAAGTTATTCATATTGATATTGATCAGGCAGAATTAAATAAATTACGTCAGGTTAATATTTCTTTATTAGGGGATATTAAGGTTTTATTACCGATGTTGTTTCAATCGCTGTCTATTGATATGTGGCTTAAAGAAGTACAAGAATTAAAGGAAAAATATCGTTGGTCGTATGAATCGGTTGGAGAATCAATTTACGCTCCATCTTTATTGCATGATATTAGTGAACGTGCGCCTATTAATACGGTGATTACTACAGATGTAGGACAGCACCAAATGTGGACTGCACAGCATATGTGTTTTAATAAGCCAGAAAATTTTATTACTTCTAGTGGTTTGGGTACTATGGGTTTTGGTATACCAGCTGCTATAGGCGCTCAAGTTGCTCGTCCTACTGATATGGTGTTATGTATTTCCGGTGATGGTTCTTTTATGATGAATATTCAAGAATTAACAACCATTAAGAGAAAAAAATTACCAATAAAAATAGTTTTATTAGATAATCATCGTCTTGGTATGGTGAGGCAGTGGCAGCAATTATTTTTCAATAAACGTTATAGTGAAACTGCTCTTGCGGATAATCCAGATTTTCTTGGATTGGCAAGTTCTTTTGATATTCAAGGTTTACGAATTACTTATAAAAATGAAATAACTAATGCTCTTGATCTTTTATTTAATTTTCAAGGATCTTTTTTGTTACATGTAATTATTGATGAATTTGAAAATGTTTGGCCATTAGTTCCTCCTGGTTCTAGTAATGAAATGATGTTGGAGGGATGA
- the ilvM gene encoding acetolactate synthase 2 small subunit, producing the protein MHYSFFIEARFCPEITERILRIIRHRGFRLYSLNVQLQGNKVENKIINLFITVVSNRSANLLFFQLKKLVDIIYIEFR; encoded by the coding sequence GTGCATTATTCTTTTTTTATTGAGGCTAGATTTTGTCCGGAAATAACAGAGCGTATTTTACGAATAATACGACATCGTGGTTTTAGATTATATTCTTTGAATGTGCAATTGCAAGGTAATAAAGTTGAAAACAAAATTATTAATCTTTTTATTACTGTTGTTAGTAATCGTTCTGCTAATTTATTGTTTTTTCAGTTGAAAAAACTTGTAGATATTATTTATATCGAGTTTAGATAA
- the ilvE gene encoding branched-chain-amino-acid transaminase gives MEIGRANFIWLNGEMVLWSEAKVHVMSHSLHYGSSIFEGIRCYDSYRGSVLFRHRDHINRLMDSAKIYRIPINMTVDELMDVNRYVLRKNNLTNGYVRPLVFIGDVGMDINPPLNYQVNIAIAAFSWNFYLGDAYFLKGIDTIVSSWNRVSPNTIPTISKAGGNYLSSILIGEEARRLGYQEAIALDSYGYVAEGPGENLFEIKDNILLTPPPSSSILPGITRDTIIKLAKYIGLEVKEQVLSRESLYLSDEVFMSGTAAEIVPIRSIDGIQIGVGRCGPITERLQSMFSGLFTGEIQDQWKWLDVI, from the coding sequence ATGGAAATAGGAAGAGCGAATTTTATTTGGTTAAACGGTGAAATGGTTTTGTGGTCAGAAGCTAAAGTACATGTTATGTCACATTCTTTGCATTATGGTTCATCTATATTTGAAGGAATACGTTGTTATGATTCTTATAGGGGTTCTGTATTGTTTCGTCATCGAGATCATATAAATCGTTTAATGGATTCTGCTAAAATATATCGTATACCTATTAACATGACTGTTGATGAGTTAATGGATGTCAATCGATATGTTTTGCGTAAAAATAATTTAACTAATGGTTATGTTAGACCGTTAGTATTTATAGGTGATGTTGGTATGGATATTAATCCTCCTTTAAATTATCAGGTAAATATTGCAATTGCTGCTTTTTCTTGGAATTTTTATTTAGGCGATGCTTATTTTTTGAAAGGTATTGATACGATAGTTTCGTCTTGGAATCGTGTTTCTCCTAATACCATTCCGACTATTTCTAAAGCCGGAGGTAATTATTTATCATCTATTTTGATTGGTGAGGAGGCTCGTCGTCTTGGTTATCAGGAAGCTATAGCTCTAGACTCTTATGGTTATGTAGCTGAAGGTCCTGGTGAAAATTTGTTTGAAATTAAAGATAATATTTTGTTAACTCCGCCGCCTTCATCTTCTATTTTACCGGGAATAACTAGGGATACTATTATTAAATTAGCGAAATATATCGGTTTAGAGGTAAAGGAACAGGTATTATCTCGTGAATCTTTATATTTATCAGACGAAGTTTTTATGTCTGGAACAGCTGCTGAAATTGTTCCTATTCGTAGTATAGATGGAATACAAATTGGTGTCGGAAGATGTGGTCCGATTACTGAAAGATTACAAAGTATGTTTTCTGGTTTATTTACAGGAGAAATTCAAGATCAATGGAAATGGTTAGATGTTATATAA
- the ilvD gene encoding dihydroxy-acid dehydratase — MIRYRSFTTTYGRSMFGARALWRATGMTDSDFGKPIIAVVNSFTQFVPGHIHLRNVGQLVAQRIELCGGIAREFNTIAIDDGIAMGHDGMLYSLPSRDLIADSVEYMINAHCVDAMVCISNCDKITPGMLMAALRLNIPTVFVSGGPMESGKVKLSNEFIKLDLVDAITFGADINNSDLDRERVEKSACPTCGSCSGMFTANSMNCLMEALGLAQPGNGSLLATHVDRKELFLSAGDIILNLTKRYYKQDDHKVLPRYIANKDAFENAMMLDIAMGGSTNTVLHLLAAAQESDVNFTMADVDRLSRIVPHLCQVSPNTKKYYMEDVHRAGGVLAILGELDRVGLLHREVYNILGLSLSETLMNYDIMVSRNESIRKMYSAAPAGLHTIQAFSQNCRWSTLDVDRRNGCIRSCDWSYSVDGGLAVLYGNIAMDGCILKTAGIDKNLQIFNGFARVYDSQEDAVQGILSGKVLKGDIVVIRYEGPKGGPGMQEMLYPTSFLKSMKLDRSCALITDGRFSGGTSGLSIGHISPEAANGGLIALVHDGDVINISIKDRIITLNVTAEELKIRHEMELSRGSKAWTPLKRRPRQVSLSLKAYAYLTTSADRGAIRDKNKLE; from the coding sequence ATGATTAGATATCGTTCTTTTACTACTACCTATGGTCGTAGCATGTTTGGAGCTCGTGCATTATGGCGTGCTACAGGAATGACTGATAGTGATTTTGGCAAACCAATTATTGCTGTAGTTAATTCTTTTACTCAATTTGTTCCTGGACATATTCATTTACGTAATGTTGGACAATTAGTTGCTCAGCGTATTGAACTGTGTGGTGGTATAGCAAGAGAATTTAATACTATTGCAATAGATGATGGTATTGCTATGGGTCATGATGGTATGTTGTATTCTTTGCCATCTAGGGATCTTATTGCTGATTCTGTAGAATATATGATAAATGCGCATTGTGTAGATGCTATGGTTTGTATATCTAATTGTGATAAAATTACTCCTGGTATGTTAATGGCAGCGTTACGATTAAATATTCCAACTGTTTTTGTATCTGGTGGCCCTATGGAATCTGGTAAGGTAAAATTATCAAATGAATTTATAAAACTTGATTTAGTTGATGCTATAACCTTTGGTGCTGATATCAATAATTCGGATTTGGATCGTGAACGTGTTGAAAAAAGTGCATGTCCTACATGTGGCTCTTGCTCTGGAATGTTTACTGCCAATTCAATGAATTGTTTGATGGAGGCTTTGGGTTTAGCTCAACCTGGTAATGGTTCTCTTTTGGCTACTCATGTTGATCGTAAGGAATTGTTTTTAAGTGCTGGTGATATTATCCTTAATCTTACTAAACGTTATTATAAACAAGATGATCATAAAGTTTTGCCTAGGTATATAGCCAATAAGGATGCGTTTGAGAATGCTATGATGTTAGATATTGCTATGGGTGGTTCTACTAATACCGTTTTGCATCTTTTAGCTGCTGCACAAGAAAGTGATGTAAATTTTACAATGGCTGACGTTGATCGTTTATCTCGAATTGTTCCGCATTTATGCCAGGTGTCTCCTAATACAAAAAAATATTATATGGAAGATGTTCATCGCGCAGGAGGTGTATTAGCTATTTTAGGTGAATTAGATAGAGTTGGATTATTGCATCGTGAAGTTTATAATATTCTTGGTTTATCGTTATCTGAAACTTTAATGAATTATGATATAATGGTTAGTCGTAATGAGTCTATTAGAAAAATGTATTCTGCCGCTCCTGCTGGATTGCATACTATTCAAGCTTTTTCTCAAAATTGTCGTTGGTCTACATTAGATGTTGATCGTCGTAATGGTTGTATTAGGTCTTGTGATTGGTCATATAGTGTAGATGGTGGTTTAGCAGTATTATATGGTAATATTGCTATGGATGGTTGTATTTTAAAAACAGCTGGGATTGATAAAAATCTTCAAATATTTAATGGTTTTGCAAGAGTTTATGATAGTCAAGAGGATGCTGTACAAGGTATTCTTTCTGGTAAAGTTTTAAAGGGTGATATAGTAGTTATTCGTTATGAAGGACCTAAGGGTGGTCCGGGTATGCAAGAAATGCTTTATCCAACATCTTTTCTTAAATCTATGAAATTAGATAGGAGTTGTGCTTTAATTACTGATGGTCGATTTTCAGGCGGAACTTCTGGTTTGTCTATAGGGCATATTTCTCCTGAGGCTGCTAATGGAGGTTTAATAGCATTGGTGCATGATGGTGATGTTATCAATATTAGTATTAAGGATCGCATTATAACGTTAAATGTAACAGCTGAAGAATTAAAGATCCGTCATGAAATGGAATTATCTAGAGGTAGTAAGGCTTGGACGCCGCTTAAGCGGCGTCCAAGACAAGTTTCTTTATCATTGAAGGCTTACGCTTATTTAACAACTAGTGCTGATAGGGGTGCTATTCGTGATAAAAACAAGTTAGAATAA
- the ilvC gene encoding ketol-acid reductoisomerase — protein MINYFNTLTFQKKIEHLGQCRFMDHSEFSCAVDCLMNKKIVIVGCGAQGLNQGLNMRDSGLDIVYVLRKEAILEKNDSWRRATLHGFRLASYEEVIPEADLVINLTPDKQHSNVLRMLQPLMKSNSVLGYSHGFNIVEVGEKIRKDITVIMVAPKSPGSEVREEYMRGFGVPTLIAVHSENDLNEQGLMFAKGWAAAIGSDRAGVLESSFVAEVKSDLMGEQTVLCGLLQAGSLLSFNKMVDDGIDRMYAAKLVQFGWEIIAESLKHGGITLMMDRLSNTSKLRAFTLANKLKEIMLPLFEKHMNDIISGVFSHSMMLDWEDNDKKLLNWRHQVSNTMFESTPTCSEKISNQIYFDHGVLMVAMLKAGIELAFEIMIKVGIDPKSAYYESLHELPLIANTIARKKLYMMNKTISDTAEYGSYLFSNSLISLLQEDFIASLQQGDLGQSIIEKKVDNIQLRNVNDDIRSHSIEKIGAQLRLYMINMKDITKGR, from the coding sequence ATGATTAATTACTTTAATACGCTGACTTTTCAAAAAAAAATAGAACATTTAGGTCAGTGTCGATTTATGGATCACAGTGAGTTTTCTTGTGCTGTAGATTGTTTGATGAATAAAAAAATTGTTATTGTTGGTTGTGGAGCTCAAGGTTTGAATCAGGGTTTGAACATGAGAGATTCTGGCTTAGATATCGTTTATGTTTTACGTAAAGAAGCAATTCTTGAAAAAAATGATTCTTGGCGTAGAGCAACATTACATGGTTTCAGATTAGCTAGTTATGAAGAAGTTATTCCAGAAGCAGATTTAGTAATCAATTTAACACCAGATAAACAGCATTCTAATGTTTTAAGAATGTTACAACCATTAATGAAAAGTAATAGTGTTTTAGGATATTCTCATGGGTTTAATATTGTAGAAGTTGGTGAAAAAATTCGTAAGGATATTACGGTAATTATGGTAGCTCCTAAATCTCCTGGTAGTGAGGTTCGCGAAGAATATATGAGAGGATTTGGCGTTCCTACTTTAATTGCAGTACATTCAGAAAATGATTTAAATGAACAAGGGTTGATGTTTGCAAAAGGATGGGCCGCTGCAATTGGTAGTGATCGAGCTGGAGTATTAGAGTCATCATTTGTAGCAGAAGTAAAATCAGATTTAATGGGAGAACAAACAGTTTTATGTGGTTTATTGCAAGCTGGGTCTTTATTATCATTTAATAAAATGGTTGATGATGGCATTGATCGTATGTATGCGGCAAAATTAGTGCAATTTGGTTGGGAGATCATTGCTGAATCCTTAAAACATGGAGGTATTACATTAATGATGGATCGTTTATCTAATACTTCTAAATTGCGCGCTTTTACTTTAGCAAATAAACTAAAAGAAATAATGTTACCTTTGTTTGAAAAACATATGAATGATATTATTAGTGGCGTATTTTCTCATTCTATGATGTTAGATTGGGAAGATAATGATAAAAAATTACTTAATTGGCGCCATCAAGTTAGTAATACTATGTTTGAAAGTACACCTACTTGTAGTGAAAAGATTAGTAATCAAATATATTTTGATCATGGTGTACTTATGGTGGCTATGTTGAAAGCTGGAATAGAGTTAGCTTTTGAAATTATGATTAAGGTTGGTATCGATCCAAAATCAGCTTATTATGAGTCATTGCATGAATTGCCGTTAATCGCTAATACAATTGCTCGCAAAAAGTTATATATGATGAATAAGACAATTTCTGATACAGCTGAGTATGGGTCTTATTTATTTTCGAATAGTTTAATTTCATTGTTACAGGAGGATTTTATTGCGAGTTTACAACAAGGAGATTTAGGTCAATCAATTATTGAAAAAAAGGTGGATAATATTCAATTACGTAATGTTAATGATGATATTCGTTCTCATTCTATCGAAAAAATTGGCGCACAATTGCGTTTGTATATGATAAATATGAAGGATATTACAAAAGGTAGGTAA
- the trxA gene encoding thioredoxin produces MNSEILCLNDSNFNKNVIDLSSKCLFLVDFWAEWCNPCKIISSVLDDVAKEYIDKLRVAKCNIDESPITTRKYGIRSIPTLLLFKYNEVISTKIGVLSKGQLREFLNVYL; encoded by the coding sequence ATGAATAGTGAGATTCTTTGTTTAAATGACTCTAATTTCAATAAAAATGTGATAGATTTGAGCAGTAAGTGTTTGTTTTTGGTTGATTTTTGGGCGGAATGGTGTAATCCTTGTAAAATTATTTCGTCAGTTTTAGATGATGTAGCAAAGGAATACATTGATAAATTAAGGGTTGCTAAATGTAACATTGATGAGAGTCCAATAACAACTAGGAAATATGGAATACGCAGTATTCCGACTTTGTTGTTGTTTAAATATAATGAAGTAATATCAACTAAAATTGGAGTTCTATCGAAAGGTCAATTAAGGGAGTTTTTAAATGTTTATTTATAA